A section of the Flavobacterium ardleyense genome encodes:
- the gldC gene encoding gliding motility protein GldC, with the protein MTAKHTSEIRFEVELDENRVPEKLTWSAKDGGIEMQETKAVLLSVWDSKAKEMLRIDLWTKEMPVDEMKIFFHQTLVAMSDTFLRATGDEKMTETMKDFCAYFAENLDLVKK; encoded by the coding sequence ATGACAGCAAAACATACCTCAGAAATTAGATTTGAAGTGGAATTAGATGAAAATCGTGTTCCAGAAAAACTTACGTGGAGTGCAAAGGATGGTGGAATAGAAATGCAAGAAACCAAAGCTGTTCTGCTTTCTGTGTGGGATAGTAAGGCAAAAGAAATGCTCAGAATAGATCTTTGGACGAAAGAAATGCCTGTGGATGAAATGAAAATATTTTTTCATCAAACACTAGTGGCAATGTCTGACACCTTCTTGCGTGCAACGGGTGATGAGAAAATGACCGAAACGATGAAGGATTTTTGTGCCTATTTTGCAGAAAATCTCGACCTAGTAAAAAAGTAA
- the gldB gene encoding gliding motility lipoprotein GldB: MKNYLILFIFFIVLTSCDKKNKTEKAIENIPISIDVDRFDQAFFETKPEDLQSLKNKYPYFFSSNDDAAWKERMTDPQWRDLYNEVQKKYKNFDSESASIAELLKHIKFYFPETKANPKIITVIGDMDNDMKAIYTDSLLIVSLELYLGKDHKYYDYPAYIKKNFESEQIVSDLAQDFAERKIAPPRDKTLLSQMIYNGKILYLKDLLIPSATDAQKIGYTSEEIVWSEENENYMWRYFIENKLLFDTSSKLANRFINPAPFSKFYLEIDNETPGSVGRWIGWQIVRSYAKNNDVSLETLLQTDSKEIFDNSKYKPRKE, from the coding sequence ATGAAGAATTATCTTATATTATTTATATTTTTTATTGTACTTACTTCATGTGACAAGAAAAATAAGACAGAAAAAGCAATCGAAAATATACCTATAAGTATAGATGTAGATCGATTTGATCAGGCTTTTTTTGAAACCAAACCTGAAGACCTCCAATCGCTCAAAAATAAATACCCGTATTTTTTTTCAAGCAATGACGATGCGGCTTGGAAAGAAAGAATGACAGATCCTCAGTGGCGTGACTTATACAATGAGGTTCAGAAAAAGTATAAAAATTTTGACAGCGAGAGCGCTTCAATTGCTGAACTACTGAAACATATTAAATTCTATTTTCCAGAAACAAAAGCTAATCCCAAGATTATCACTGTTATAGGAGATATGGACAATGATATGAAAGCTATTTATACCGATAGTTTACTAATTGTTTCTTTGGAACTCTATTTAGGGAAAGACCATAAATATTATGACTACCCTGCCTATATCAAGAAAAACTTTGAATCAGAGCAGATTGTATCTGACCTGGCGCAGGACTTTGCCGAAAGAAAAATTGCTCCACCACGTGATAAAACATTACTATCGCAAATGATTTATAACGGGAAGATTTTGTATCTCAAAGATTTACTGATTCCGTCTGCTACAGATGCCCAAAAAATAGGATATACATCTGAAGAAATAGTATGGTCAGAAGAGAATGAAAATTACATGTGGCGCTATTTTATCGAAAACAAACTGTTGTTTGATACCTCATCAAAACTTGCCAATAGATTTATAAATCCTGCGCCATTTTCTAAGTTTTATTTAGAAATAGATAATGAAACGCCAGGCAGTGTGGGTCGATGGATTGGTTGGCAGATTGTGCGATCATATGCAAAAAATAATGATGTTTCATTAGAAACTTTATTGCAAACAGATTCAAAAGAAATATTTGATAACTCAAAATACAAACCTAGAAAAGAATGA
- the nadE gene encoding NAD(+) synthase has translation MVNNKAINASKASEFISQWLLEYATKANIKGFVIGISGGIDSAVVSTLCAKTGLKTLCVQMPIHQSNSELTRASEQIRFLQQHFSNVEENLIDLTTTFDNYSGLFESIDDPLNALTLANTRARLRMTTLYHLAGLNGLLVAGTGNKIEDFGVGFFTKYGDGGVDISPIADLLKSEVFALAAHLKIPSSIQKASPTDGLFGDSRTDEQQLGATYNELEWAMSQGVDQGEGEEGLSERQREVLAIYRKLNRANQHKIQPIPVCKIPAELYST, from the coding sequence ATGGTCAATAATAAAGCGATTAATGCAAGCAAAGCATCAGAATTTATATCGCAATGGCTTTTAGAATATGCCACGAAAGCAAATATTAAAGGTTTTGTTATTGGAATTTCAGGTGGAATTGATTCAGCAGTTGTTTCAACTCTTTGCGCAAAAACGGGTCTTAAAACTTTGTGCGTCCAAATGCCAATTCATCAGTCAAATAGTGAATTGACGAGAGCAAGCGAACAGATTCGGTTTTTGCAACAGCATTTTTCTAATGTAGAAGAAAATTTAATAGATCTGACTACCACATTTGATAATTATTCTGGCCTTTTTGAAAGTATAGATGACCCATTAAACGCTCTGACCTTGGCCAATACAAGAGCGAGGTTACGAATGACTACCTTATATCATCTTGCAGGATTAAATGGACTATTAGTAGCAGGAACAGGAAATAAGATTGAGGATTTCGGCGTAGGCTTTTTTACCAAATATGGTGATGGAGGAGTGGATATAAGTCCCATTGCGGATTTATTGAAATCAGAGGTTTTTGCTTTAGCAGCCCATTTAAAAATACCATCCTCTATCCAGAAAGCTTCTCCTACAGATGGATTGTTTGGAGATTCTCGTACTGATGAACAGCAGTTGGGAGCAACTTATAACGAATTAGAGTGGGCAATGTCACAAGGAGTAGATCAAGGAGAAGGAGAAGAAGGTCTTTCTGAAAGACAGCGAGAAGTGCTGGCCATTTATAGAAAGTTAAACCGAGCAAATCAACATAAAATACAACCAATACCTGTCTGTAAAATTCCAGCAGAATTATATAGTACATAA
- a CDS encoding response regulator transcription factor produces MIKVCLADNYPVVHFGVKSYFKDHSDINIVSNVGNFGMIAEALKNKEIDILVMDLELDGFTSIYEIRAIIREYPNTKVIIFSSLPEQIYAPNAIKSGCSAYVHKTAKLEYLGQTIVKVSNGIIVMSENVKKDLALIAKQNKSDRLYRKLSNREIEVLRYLSDGKKNNEISKILDLNEKTISTYKLRLLTKLNVTNLVDLVNKAKTLNIV; encoded by the coding sequence ATGATTAAAGTATGTTTAGCCGACAACTACCCAGTAGTTCACTTTGGGGTGAAATCATATTTCAAAGACCACAGCGACATCAATATAGTGTCAAATGTTGGTAATTTTGGAATGATCGCCGAAGCCTTAAAAAATAAAGAAATCGATATCCTAGTAATGGATCTCGAACTTGACGGATTTACTAGTATTTACGAAATTCGAGCAATCATTCGTGAATATCCTAATACAAAAGTAATTATATTTAGCAGTCTTCCAGAGCAAATATACGCTCCCAATGCAATCAAATCAGGCTGTTCAGCTTACGTTCATAAAACAGCGAAATTGGAATATTTAGGACAAACAATTGTTAAAGTTAGCAATGGAATTATTGTTATGAGCGAAAATGTCAAAAAAGATTTGGCTCTTATCGCTAAACAAAACAAGAGTGATCGTCTTTATCGAAAATTATCAAATCGAGAAATTGAAGTGCTACGTTACCTAAGCGACGGTAAGAAAAATAATGAAATTTCTAAAATTTTGGATTTAAATGAAAAAACCATTAGTACATATAAATTGCGTTTACTTACCAAACTAAATGTAACCAATTTGGTAGATTTAGTAAATAAAGCAAAAACATTAAATATCGTTTAA
- the dnaG gene encoding DNA primase, which yields MISKSTIDAVFDAVRVEEVIQDFVQLKRAGSNYKGLSPFSDERSPSFMVSPVKQIWKDFSSGKGGNAIAFIMEHEHFTYPEAIRYLARKYNIEIEETVASEEEKALIDARESMYLVLEYARKYFHDKMLNSDEGQAIGLSYFKERGFTMDTIKKFSLGFSPEQWDAFSKEALGQGYKLEFLESTGMTINKEDRLTDRFRGRVMFPILSMSGRVLGFGGRILGNDKKAAKYLNSPESDVYHKSKVLYGLFQAKQSIAKLDTCYLVEGYTDVIQMHQAGIENVVSSSGTALSPDQIRLINRLTKNITVLFDGDAAGLRASLRGIDLILEEGMNVKVCGFPDGEDPDSFAKKHSSEELQEYFAKNSKDFIQFKASLLVDDAKNDPVKKAGLIRDMVTSISKIPDRIQREIYIQECSRIMDISEQVLTSTLAQLVNKEKLDELKGDKKPQKAFEVVKNDAATNSEKVDVKYELERRIIEILLLYGNTEEDFEESYLQSDDEGNIQTITNIQKSKVFQKIFLSLQEDEVELANPLFRDIYNDLIEYFNQHQEFVMEHYLMRLPAQYSLEVTNILMEEEREHLHKWEVQQIAVKEKAESISQYVSETILTLRWFLVHGIIDELKKSLSTDPDADNAEILGLAMDYYRLINAFSTKLGRVMSGFR from the coding sequence TTGATTTCCAAGTCCACAATAGATGCCGTTTTTGATGCCGTAAGAGTCGAAGAAGTAATACAAGATTTCGTTCAACTCAAACGTGCTGGTAGTAATTACAAAGGTTTGAGTCCGTTTTCTGATGAGCGCTCACCATCATTTATGGTATCGCCAGTAAAACAGATTTGGAAGGATTTTAGTTCAGGAAAAGGAGGAAATGCCATTGCTTTTATTATGGAGCACGAGCATTTTACTTATCCCGAAGCAATCAGATATCTCGCCAGAAAATACAATATCGAAATCGAGGAAACAGTTGCTTCCGAAGAAGAAAAAGCTTTGATCGACGCACGCGAAAGCATGTATCTCGTTTTAGAATATGCCAGAAAATATTTCCATGATAAGATGCTCAACAGTGATGAAGGGCAAGCGATTGGACTTTCCTATTTCAAAGAGCGTGGATTTACGATGGACACGATCAAGAAATTTTCACTTGGTTTTTCGCCAGAGCAGTGGGATGCTTTCTCCAAAGAAGCACTCGGTCAAGGTTATAAATTAGAATTTCTGGAATCAACCGGAATGACCATTAATAAGGAAGACCGACTTACAGATCGCTTCCGCGGTCGAGTAATGTTTCCTATACTTAGTATGTCAGGCCGGGTTTTAGGATTTGGAGGACGAATTCTTGGTAACGATAAGAAAGCGGCAAAATATTTAAATTCTCCAGAAAGTGATGTTTACCATAAAAGTAAAGTTCTTTACGGACTTTTCCAGGCAAAGCAATCAATTGCCAAATTAGATACTTGTTATTTGGTCGAAGGATATACCGATGTAATCCAGATGCATCAAGCAGGGATAGAAAATGTTGTTTCATCTTCTGGAACAGCACTTAGTCCAGATCAAATTAGATTAATCAATAGATTAACCAAAAATATTACTGTGCTTTTTGACGGTGATGCTGCCGGATTACGTGCTTCCCTTAGAGGAATCGATTTGATTCTTGAAGAAGGAATGAACGTAAAAGTTTGTGGTTTTCCAGACGGTGAAGATCCCGATAGTTTTGCTAAAAAGCATTCTAGCGAAGAGTTGCAGGAGTATTTTGCCAAAAATTCAAAAGATTTCATTCAGTTTAAAGCCTCATTATTAGTCGACGATGCCAAAAATGACCCTGTAAAAAAGGCAGGGTTAATTCGTGATATGGTTACCAGTATTTCAAAAATACCAGATCGTATACAGCGTGAAATTTATATTCAGGAGTGTTCGCGAATTATGGACATTTCGGAGCAAGTACTTACGAGTACTTTGGCGCAACTTGTCAATAAAGAGAAATTAGATGAACTAAAAGGGGATAAAAAACCGCAGAAAGCCTTTGAAGTTGTTAAAAATGATGCTGCGACAAATTCTGAAAAAGTAGATGTAAAATATGAGTTAGAACGGAGAATAATCGAAATTCTGCTTTTATACGGAAATACCGAAGAAGATTTTGAAGAAAGTTACCTTCAATCTGATGATGAAGGGAATATCCAAACAATTACGAACATTCAAAAGAGTAAAGTTTTTCAGAAAATTTTCTTGAGTTTGCAGGAAGATGAGGTTGAACTTGCAAATCCACTGTTTAGAGATATTTACAATGATTTAATCGAATATTTTAATCAACATCAAGAATTTGTAATGGAGCATTATTTAATGCGTCTTCCTGCTCAATATAGTTTAGAAGTTACAAATATTTTAATGGAGGAGGAGCGTGAACATCTTCACAAATGGGAGGTACAGCAAATCGCTGTCAAGGAAAAAGCTGAGTCAATTTCGCAATATGTTTCAGAAACTATTCTCACACTGCGCTGGTTTTTAGTTCACGGTATCATTGACGAGCTTAAAAAATCCTTATCTACAGATCCCGATGCTGACAATGCAGAAATTTTAGGGTTGGCAATGGATTATTATCGCCTGATTAATGCATTCTCAACAAAGCTGGGACGTGTAATGTCTGGATTTCGTTAA